Within Triticum dicoccoides isolate Atlit2015 ecotype Zavitan chromosome 1B, WEW_v2.0, whole genome shotgun sequence, the genomic segment CAAATACATGCTTCCCTGTCCGATGTATAAATATGTGTAATTCTCAATTGATGCACTTTTGAAATCTTCTAACTCACATAACACCATAATTACAGTGATTGTGCAACATATTTTTTAGAAAGCATGCATAAGCCTTTGAGTATAAACACAACTTTTGGTAGGGAGTCAATAACACCCCTAGGTAGCCAAGCCTTTGAGTATAAAAAAAAATGATTTCTCAATCTTTCTTTTGCTTCATGGAGCTGTAATTATTGCtaacagaaacaaaatagaaatCACATGATAAAAAAGAAACAACGCAATAGGAGAAAATGAGGCATACTACGTGGCCATGTCGCTGACCTGGCCATCACAACCTCCGAGACCAAGGGGCGAGGAGGTGGCGGCATCAGCTCCAATGAACCTATGACACCAAAATGATTATGTTTGCCGTCCTCGATCGTCGGCATCATCGACTCAGTGGTCGGTCCCCTTGTATCTTCTTCCCCATGGATCGGGATTGATTCGACATAGGATCAGAACAACAAACAAAATCGAAAGTCACAAAGAATTATAGCCTAGTAATCGACAACAAAAGAGTGTGAACGAGACTTTCAAACAGAAGGTACAAGTAAAGGAGTCATTTTGTGCTCAATATATATGATGTAGTAATACATAATAACTTGTAGTGAGAAATTTTTTACACACATTCGCAAAGGCAGAAGAAATTTGATCCACACATACATACTAATCGAGCAATCATTTAAGGACGGAAGGAAAGCATATAAAAAATATAAGGAGCGAACAAAAGCATCACGTGATATTACTGCTCAAGCATAATCAGAATATCAATAGAGCCTTCCTTCTAGTAATGCTCAGTCAGCCAAATTAAGAAATATCGGTAACACATGCATATCTATTAATGATATTAGTGAACAATGCAAAAAGCAAAGGATTCCATTTGTCGCAATTAGTACACACGACAACTACTTCATAAGTTCATATGACCAATCAGTTAGACCACATGGTTAAATTCATTCATAGATGAACAATAGATGAACAACTAACAAAAGTCAAGAAGGATCCTTACAAAAACAATGATTGGTCAGGAATTTGGAAGGAGGGAGGGTCTATTATTAACGCTAGTGAAGGCGCATGTCATGCCAACTCTACAAAGTTAATTCCATTTACAAAAATCACATCGGAAAAGTATTGTGCATTCATGTTctagtcttaatatcccttaggtaATCTTGTTTTCAGTTGAATAACGATCATGTCAAGCTAAACGAAGAGGACGCCGACAGGGCCACATTGTTCCCTGCCCACCACCGCCCACTTCCACACGCCACCATCCATGTTCACCGCCTGGATGCCGGCCCCAGCTCTCAAGCCCCTAGAACCGGTGCGCCCACGGGTCGCCGCGTTGGGTATGTACCCGCCGCCACCGCGTTGGACCTTCTCGTCCTACAATGCAATAGCCATTGCCTTAGTTGTCTACATCAGACATCTGAAATGAAACAAAAGTCAAATGCTACTAATTAGACGTAATACATCAAAATGTCAAACAGAGTCAACACTTTAATTATGCTTCATAGGATAAGAATCAAATATACATAGTTAAACCAAATACTTAACAAAGTGTCAACAACATTTCAcagattttttcagaatttttgaagcacTAACCTAGCTTGGCTCAATGCCAATGTGGTTCAACATATCAATGCATAGATGTAGGAATCATCCTTGTACTCTGCACAAACAAGGGAAAAACATGAGCTTTCATGTTTCCGTGTATTATAGTTGAGCAGAAGCGATACATGGACAGTAGTATGAATGTACAACAGTGGGAAAGTTGAGGTTCCCTGGGCCCTTGTAGTCCAGGTTCCTAATTATCTGACTACACAAATATCCCATGTCAGAAGTTGCAATGCCAATGCACACTGCTGTTTGTCTACAATTTGACTATCTAATCTTACTCTAGCAGAAGTACCTTTTGCATCCATGGTCTCTTGCACCGGGGTACGTACCAAACTCCTAACTTCTTACAACTGATGATATTGTTAGGCGATGGAATTTGGAGTAACTTCTTGCTGACAACTAATGATATTGTTGGGCATTGAATTAATTGAACCACCCAAACTACTTTCAATCCTTTCTCGAAAGACAAATCAAGGAAACCAcgagatagaaaaagagagaaacttaccatTAAGATAGAGGACAAGTCAGGCAGTCTTGCACATGGTGTTGGTAGGCAGCACTGCCGTTGTCGGGACAGTTCGCGCGCGCCCCAAATCCATATCCTCCATTTTTGCAAGATTCTGTACACCACATCTTTCTTACTAAAGTGGGAGAAACCATAAATCGACTATCAATCATCATTAAGTGTAGAATATGGTCATTAAAATCATTGCACATCGCTTGCTTGATTCTCCTCTATTAAATTAGCATTCATCATGGTGCCTTCTAAAGACAAGGCATGACAGAAACACAAAGCACAGCCCAAGCACATTGGTTTATGTACCATACTCATTGTAAATAATTAGAAGCTTCTGTAAGATGTGACACTGTTTACATGTTTGGAGTGAATTGCATCCTCGTACAAAGGATAGAAGAACTGAATGCTTATGTACTTATAAAATACAAAAGTGAAAAGGGTAATTAAATCATGTTGGGTTAAAAACCTTACGTTCCCATGGTTCTTTctcagatcaaagaactcaaaataTCAGCAGTGGATATTGGAGGCAGGAGAAGAAACGACGTGACCTTCACCCACATCCTTAATGGCCAGCCTCATCTCCATGCCCAGGATGATCTGAAGCCTCCCTCAATAATTCGACACCTGCACGATGACCGACCGTCAGATCACAACACTCGGCTTGGGCAACGAATTCGAGGGATTTCTAGACCAAGCGTTGAGAGTACCTAGGGGTCACCTTGGTTTTTGTACACGACAAAGAGGAGTGCGGGAGGCGAGCCCCAACCCATCGAGACCATGATGCCTTGAGAGAAAGCTAGGGGAAGCGATGGTGAAGCACGACATCATGGCGCACGTGCCCTACGTCTCAACGCTACAGTCGAGCGTCGCCATGTAGCCGCACAACAGCTTGCACTCCATGAGTTACATACTATTTTCGCTCACACGACGAACGCCATCCGCCAGTCACTGAGACCCATCCTCTCAACCCTGCTGCTCCATGATCACGCGACGCCGTGTTAGTTAATGCAGAAACATAGGAGGCGGGCATCGTAAGGTAAAAAGTCCGGTTTGGACGGGATGAAAGACGAACCAAAATAAAGCAAAATTGGACAGGGAAGGGGGTGGATGAGGAGGTGAACATACAACGAGGTCGGGGTGGCTGTGGCCGAAGCATGAGGCTCGGCCTCCTCGCCGACTACCAGATCCGCCGTCAGAGATGATGAGGTCATCAGCCCCGTGACCTGGATCCCGCCAACAGGGTGATGCAGAGGAGAGGTGCGGCGGCGTCCTACGGGTGAGGACGGCGAGGGAGGTGAGGGAGCAGCTGAGCGCGGTGGTGCGGTTGCGTCCCTCAGGAAGACGAACGGCGAGCGGCCCGAGGCGGGAGGCGGCAAGGGGGAGAGGAGTCGTGCGGTGCGGGGTGAAAGCCCGACTCGCTCGGTTTGTAGCAGGGTACTGCTATAATCGAAACATTTCCTTTGATGTAATTTGACTACGTATGGAAAGATTAATCAGTGATTGATCGACTTAtggtaagttaattaatttagatttgatttttaaatATTGATTAGAGATTAACCGTGATTGATTCTCtcccataaagacattactaaataatttgtgtccacatggaaagttctgatccgtttgGCTTTCGGTACATGGGATGGTGGAAGGaaagacgaaaataaaccggacgaaaataaaccagacgaataataaccgtggacgcaatcctaccaactgctccattaggagtagagatccctTTAGCCGTCATTTTCAGGACTCATTCTGCTCTTGTCCTCGCTTTCGGTGCCGTTCGGAGAGGCATCAATTTAGGATGTGTGTCTATGCAACTACCAAACCATATTCCTACTCAGTGATGCATTCATATTGGACATTTTGGACAACGAACAGTAGAAACGAGTACGATATTTTTTCTAGATGAAAATtatgtgtctatgtgtgtgtggtGGCCTAGACTTCAAAGTTTAAGTTTCACTAAAGAAAGAGGTTTACGTTTAAATTCAAAATACGACTAACAAAAATTTGTGAGAAACAAGCAGTAAAGCTGATCTGATTTTTGCAAGTATATTGTTTGCTTTTCCTTATTATGCGAGTGTTTTTGGTATTTGTAACTACTATTTTTAGAAAGAACCCTACTATACCTGTGACATCTTTCAGATTAGTGCTGTTGACCAGACCATACATAGGTAGAATATACTCcgtccgttcttaaatataagactttttaaacacaaatataagactttttaaagatttcaatgtagactacatatgaagcaaaaaggCTGCTCGCAACCCTGGTTAGGGTTTCTCTTTTCTTTTCGCGACCGTGGCAGTTAGTACACTAGTCCTCTCCATCCAACCTTTGCCGATGAGCCCTTGGATCAAGCCTCCTGTGCCAGTTCCTCAAGCAATCGGTGGCGGCGAGGAGGGATCCCAATGCTTCGTCTCCGGCCAGTAGTTTAGGCGAGGGTCTTTTTCTCGCAGGGGCGACGTTCAGGCAGATGGTGGCCCTTCATCTTTGAGTTGGTCTTTCGGACTCCGATCCTCCTAGAGTTCATCCATTGGAACATAATCGACGAAGCTTCAATGTAGATCCCGGTCGTCTTCTTAGGCGACGAGGTCATGGTTTCTCGCGGTGCGTTGTCGACGATGAGATTTGGCGTCAGTCGCTTCAAATCGATTCAAAGGTTCAATGGCGGCGACTGCTGCTCCGGGGCGCTGGTCCTTAGTGGCGCGTGCACGACGAAAACTATTGCTTGAGTTATTATTTTGTTCACGGGTGAAATCGATTTAGACTTCtcacaaaaaaaggaaaataaattgaTTTGAACACAAGAAGCCAATTTATAATTAGTACACCTATAATTTTCTTGCCAACTGGTCCAACTCACTTCGAGCGGGCCCCACGGCGCAGTGACCTGGCGCAAACAAGAATACCGcaacagaaaacaaaaacaaaactccAGTCGCCCGGAAAAGGCCACAGCTGCCGTCCCCTTTCCGAACAgaaccgccggccgccgcctcctcctcccccgccgcccGCCGCGCGGAGGATGGCGCCGCCGGGCGGCGCGCCGAGGGCGGCGCACACGGTCCGCGACCtggcggaggaggggaagaagcggGCCGTGCTGctcctcgtcttcgccttcggcctcGCCTTCCTCATGTCCCGTGAGCCCCtctcccccccaaaccctagggtaCCCACGTTCCGGCCGGCGGGCTCGGCCTCCGGCGGGGCGCGCGCCCGTGATTTCGGTCCGACGCGTCGGTTGGCCGGTCGTCGTTGGTGCCGTGGCTAGGTTTTATGCCGGTTGCCCCTGATGTGCGGGCGCTAATTTGGGGGGCGTCATTTCAGGCGCATCTGTGGAGTAGCGATATTAGTTTGTTCAATTGGTGTTCTAATTTGTTGCATTGGGAATCGGTAGACTGGACTTAGCCCCTGTGTAGGTAGTTTGCTTCCATTTTAGCCGATTGGTGAGTTAGTTGGGCCGTCGGAAATTTCACTGCCATTTCAAGATGGCTGGAATTTGTAGTGAATTTTAGATATTGCATTGGGGATTTGTACACTGGACTTAGCTCCGAGTAGGTTGTTTGCTTCCATTTTAGATGGTTGGTGAATTCTTCAGGGCATCAGAAATTTTACTGCGACCTCAGGATGATTCAAGTTCGCGATGAAATTGTAGAAGGTAGGGTATATTAGCCGATGGTTGTAACCGGATTATACCATGGAATACATGGTGTAGTCTAAAGACAAGGAATGTACGGGCTAGACATGCAAGTTCGATGTTAAATTGAAATATGGCCAGCAATTTTATAAAGTCTTTCTGAAAGTTGCCAAAAAAGAAAGGCTATACATATCAAGGCAGATTTATATTGCAGTcacacccattttttaattctgtttgaatATTGTTGCTCGCTCATGGCTGTGCTGAATGACTGATTTTCTCCATTGCAGTGACAAGCTCTTCAGTCTGGATTAACTTCCCATTCGCCATATCTTTGATAGTTCTGTTTCACTACCTATCACTTGACTACGACTTCCGTAGAAAGAGCACAACTACCACAGATCGTGATGCCAGTCGCCCACTTGCCaaaacaaaaagtattgaattgagTAAACCTTCCCTTGCCCAGAAGATTGCAAGTACTGGTTGGAGGAGCAAGGTGAATTCGCCTCCAGTTGAAGCAGCATTTGAACAGTTCACAAGGCATCTTGTCACGGAGTGGGTAACAGATCTTTGGTACTCCCGTATAACACCTGATAAGGACGGACCGGAGGAACTCATCAGCATAGTTAATTCTGTCCTTGGAGAGATTTCTAACCGGGCAAGAAGCATTAACATCATCACTCTGCTAACCAGGTTAGAAAGTTTGTTTTATCTCATCAAATGTTGTATCTTTTTCCTTTCAGAACATTGGGTGTCTTATGAAGGCTTTATCTACCTTACTTATGCAGGGACCTGGTCGATCTCATATGCAATAATTTGGAGCTTTATCATTCCTGTGAAGCTAAGATTGGAAAAGAGAAGTTTGTTAGACTCCCGACGGAGCGTCGTGATGCTGAACTGAAACTCGCCCTTGTAGCTCAAAGCAAGTTGCATCCGGCTTTATTTTCAGCCAGTGCTGAATACAAGGTAAAGACTTTGTTGATGTTTAAGCTTTTGGTTATTGCTTATAGTAAGCTGCTTAGCTGCAAAATATCCAAGATAAGGTTGGCACCTTGATGAACACTTTGGTTTGGAACTGGAATTTGGATTATGTTTCATAAGTAACTTGGCTCCTTTCCCTGGCACATGTGCATCATAAGCTTCATGCATTACTTATGTAGGATAATTAGGGTGCCGCTATTGCAAGCCTGCTAGGTCAACACATATTTAAACATGCATATCTGAATGTTAAATACTTCCTCCATAAACTGTTTGTGAGATATGGCATTCACATCTGTTTTGTTCCTGGTGTATTTATAACTTTGACAACACACACCATCTCATAGTTCATGTGTTCATTTAGCACTTGCATATGATTATTGACGAGTTGAGCATCTTGGCAACATGTCTGTATCTGTGTAAGGATCAAAGTTATATGATTATCTGATGCATACTATATGTTTATTTTATTTATAGGTCTTGCAAAGCCTTGCTGATGGTTTGCTCTCAATCACAGTAAAGCCTGAGAATCTACAGTGCTCGTTCTTCCATTATACTGCACGAGAACTTCTTGCATGCACAGTTTTGAGGCCTGTCATAAACTTGGCAAATCCAAGGTAATAACATACCGTATCTGGTCTACTGCACATGGTATTTTCTAGTGCCATCATATTGAGATGTAAAATTTGCAGGTTTATTAATGAAAGGATTGAATCTTTGGTTCTTTCTCGCGCCAACAAGGCAGATAAAGGAGTTGAAGGATCCTTGGAGGATGCTACAATGGTGAAGCAAAGGGAGCCTCCTATGCCATCAGTGGATGAACTTTCTGCACTAGCAGACCACTCAAGTCCTGGGGTTGAACTTGTTAGATTCAGTCAGGGCCAGTCCAAAACTGCTTCCGATATGCAACTAAGCAAAACTCAAAGTACATCTAGTATCAAACCAAAAGCCCTTAATTCTTCTATGGTCAATGATTCACATCCACTTGAGTCAGGCAGTTTACCGTCCGATTCCCACATCTATCCAGATACCGGTATTTCTTGTGGCAAGATAGCCGCAGAGAGTTATGAAGGAGAGTCAGCACAAATATTGGATTTCAGCTCCCACAGAAAAATTCGAGTCGTGGCACCTGAGCACCTTGAGAATATGTGGACTATAGGGAAGAATTACAAATCAGAAATTGCAAAACATGTTGCTAAAGCACCTGTTAGATCTTCTTTGGTCACCCATTCTTCAGTGCAGGAGCCAGTTCCCTTCAGCACTTCAGTTCGTCATCCTCCTCCTGTTCCACAAAGGCAAACAACATTGTCTAATTCTGAGCATCATCATTTGATAAAACACTCAGCTACTCCAGCACATTCAAATGGCACTAACCACCTGCCAAAAGGTTTAGCTGGAGAAATGGCAGGTCATGCCAGCCAAGAAGATTCTGCATTGGACAGTGAGAGTTCATATTGCACCGAGGAGGACGAAAATAACAATGTAACTGGCTTGGACTCTCCTGTAACCAGAGTTTGGGACAGTAAAAGTAAAGGAAATGGGACATCATCTCATATACATCATCCACTTGAAATGTCTGGTTtccataaatcaaggacaaatagaAGTCATGCGAGCAAGTTGAAAATGGCAAGAACTTCATCAGGAAGGAAAAGGACAAGGTCAAATGTTCAAAAGATTCCATTGTGGCAAGAGGCAGATAGATCTTTTTTGGCGGGTGGTGATTTTGGCATACTAAATACATCAGCAAATGATTCAAGGACGGATGGACTGTATGATGACACTGAGGTGGAAAGCATGACTAGGATGCTTAGTCGTGCAAATACCTCATCATTGTCGTTGGCATCAAGTGACTCTTCCTATTCATCTAGCACCAATGTGTTGGAAGACTCGTATTTGAAGTTAAGATGTGAGGTAACAAACTTCCTGTTGATTATTCTTTGATCCTTGTAACTACTGGTGGTGCATATCCTTATTAGATTTCCTTATTCAGGTGGTAGGAGCCAGCATCGTAAAAAGTGGGTCTGGCATGTTTGCTGTGTATTCTGTCTCCGTAACTGATGCCAACAGTAATAGTTGGTCCATCAAGAGGAGGTGATTATGCTATATTTTCTCACTTGATTATGTCAGCTACAAGCCCACAGCAGATACAATGCCTATACctcgaaacaaagacaaaaacAGACGCTGCGTACGAAATATGAATGATTATTCGAGTATGTTAGTTGCATTCTAATTCCCATGTGGTTTGCTGTGCATTGTAATCAGGTTTCGTCATTTTGAAGAGCTACATCGGCGTCTGAAAGAATATCCTCAGTACAGTCTTCACTTGCCTCCGAAGCATTTCCTCTCATCAGGGTTAGAGGTTTCTGTTGTTCGAGAGAGATGCAACTTGCTTGACATATATTTGAAGGTGCATTTCTTTGCCCTATCTGAAGATATTTTTCATTTGTTCCATAAGTTTGAGTATTGGCATTGAGACGTCTAAGCAAGAAACAATTTCTTGGAATGTACTTAATTCAAGTCATAGTTCAGTATCAGCTTGACTAGCGGTCAAAATCTCTGCAAGCATGAATATTCATTACGTGTGATCCATGTTACTTTGCATGCTTATAACATCagtcagtttttttttctttctgttctacGATTGCTATGTGGTCTGTAAACTTTAAAATCGACAttttatcttttgccatgtttgCTTTCCGTAGCGATCTGTTATCTGCTCATGAAATGGTTAAATTTTGAATATATAGTAACTTTGCCTGTTAATTCTACAGAATCTTCTTCAGATTCCAACTGTTTCAAGCTGTATTGAAGTCTGGGATTTTCTAAGTGTTGATTCACAGGTCAGTGTATTAAATCATTGCCCTACCTTTTTCCAAACTTGTATGTATATAACTGTGTGAAATTTTCTCATTGCAGACATACATTTTCACCGATTCTCTGTCAGTTATCCAGGCACTGTCAGGTGAGCAATCTCCCTTTAGTTGAGTAGCTGGTTGCTCTTTCTAATTCCTTGTGCTAAATTTTCTGCCCTCGTCCTTATTTCATGCAGTCAATTTAGATGTAAGATCAAATGAGAGGGGTGCAAAACCATTGAATTCTGCCAAAGCTTTGGATGGAAATTTGGCCTCTCCGAGACAAACTTTAAGTGCATGTCAAAATGATAATGATCAGAAGGATAAGTACTTCGCTGCTGTTGACGGTGGTTTGAGATTGAGGAAGGGAAATACGGAACAGAATTTAGGACCTAGTGTTAGCAACTCAAGTGCCAATATTTATCAAGACCACTCTGGAAGTGATCCTGAACAGAACGATCACTCGTTCTTGATAAATTCAGGAAATGATAAGAAAAAGCAGTCAGCTCAAACTGAGTATATATCTCAAATTTTGGAATCTGATGGATACTCAGTGAGTCCTAATGAAGTAAGTTCTGGTTGTTTCTACAAATTCTCGCCATCAATTCTTTATGTCTGCTCAAGCtatatttcttttgtttttattcGTATGTGATAGCTGCCTGACTGACAACTTTATACCTACTTTAATGCAGTGGTTGGCCCCAAATCTTAGCGCCCCCATATTTCATCTGGTCGATGTGATTTTCCAGCTCCAAGATGGAGGCTGGATCAGGTGAGTTAATTTTACACCCATGATTATGAATTCTAATATTTGGCTACTGTAAGACTGACCTTGGGATTTGCACTTTTTTTTATTGAACCCGTTTGACCTTGATCTTTTGTTTTTGTAGGCGTCAAGCATTTTGGGTAGTGAAGCAAATACTGCAATTGGGAATGGGAGACACATTTGATGACTGGCTTGTTGAGAAAATCCAGTTACTTAGGAAGGGGAGGATAATTGCTTTTGCGGTCAAGCGTGTTGAACAAGTAAGTCTCATATGACATCTTTAGCAAAGCAGGTGCCAAGTGCGAACAACCAATAATTTGCGAAGGGATCTGTTTAATGCAATTAGCCAGTTAGATGAGTTCTCCTTGTCAAGTCTTAAGTCATGACCGCTCCCTAATTTAGGCTgtatctttctattttctcaatgtACAGATACTCTGGCCAGATGGAATTTTCATGACAAAGCATCCCGACAGAAAACCAGCTGCTCCTTCTCCTGGTTCCCAGAATGATAGCAGGACAAACTATCTGATTGAACAACAACGATTAGAAGATGCTCATCGTGCAGAATTTGTTCGTGAACTGATAATAGGTGAACTTTCTACTGCCTTTCCTGTTGGTTTGCTGATGTATTTCTAGAGGCGTAATGATCCTCTGCTATCAGACTCGTTGCCTCTGTGATTTCTAGCTAGTTTTTCA encodes:
- the LOC119349730 gene encoding uncharacterized protein LOC119349730 codes for the protein MAPPGGAPRAAHTVRDLAEEGKKRAVLLLVFAFGLAFLMSLTSSSVWINFPFAISLIVLFHYLSLDYDFRRKSTTTTDRDASRPLAKTKSIELSKPSLAQKIASTGWRSKVNSPPVEAAFEQFTRHLVTEWVTDLWYSRITPDKDGPEELISIVNSVLGEISNRARSINIITLLTRDLVDLICNNLELYHSCEAKIGKEKFVRLPTERRDAELKLALVAQSKLHPALFSASAEYKVLQSLADGLLSITVKPENLQCSFFHYTARELLACTVLRPVINLANPRFINERIESLVLSRANKADKGVEGSLEDATMVKQREPPMPSVDELSALADHSSPGVELVRFSQGQSKTASDMQLSKTQSTSSIKPKALNSSMVNDSHPLESGSLPSDSHIYPDTGISCGKIAAESYEGESAQILDFSSHRKIRVVAPEHLENMWTIGKNYKSEIAKHVAKAPVRSSLVTHSSVQEPVPFSTSVRHPPPVPQRQTTLSNSEHHHLIKHSATPAHSNGTNHLPKGLAGEMAGHASQEDSALDSESSYCTEEDENNNVTGLDSPVTRVWDSKSKGNGTSSHIHHPLEMSGFHKSRTNRSHASKLKMARTSSGRKRTRSNVQKIPLWQEADRSFLAGGDFGILNTSANDSRTDGLYDDTEVESMTRMLSRANTSSLSLASSDSSYSSSTNVLEDSYLKLRCEVVGASIVKSGSGMFAVYSVSVTDANSNSWSIKRRFRHFEELHRRLKEYPQYSLHLPPKHFLSSGLEVSVVRERCNLLDIYLKNLLQIPTVSSCIEVWDFLSVDSQTYIFTDSLSVIQALSVNLDVRSNERGAKPLNSAKALDGNLASPRQTLSACQNDNDQKDKYFAAVDGGLRLRKGNTEQNLGPSVSNSSANIYQDHSGSDPEQNDHSFLINSGNDKKKQSAQTEYISQILESDGYSVSPNEWLAPNLSAPIFHLVDVIFQLQDGGWIRRQAFWVVKQILQLGMGDTFDDWLVEKIQLLRKGRIIAFAVKRVEQILWPDGIFMTKHPDRKPAAPSPGSQNDSRTNYLIEQQRLEDAHRAEFVRELIIDKAPSALVSLVGRKEYERCAQDIYFFLQSPVCLKQLAFELVELLVLAAFPELDGTVRKWHEDKHEFSALD